A region from the Chelmon rostratus isolate fCheRos1 chromosome 6, fCheRos1.pri, whole genome shotgun sequence genome encodes:
- the LOC121608209 gene encoding FERM domain-containing protein 5: MLSRFMSGSIRNLEREYSCTVRLLDDTEYTCTIQRDAKGQYLFDLICHHLNLLEKDYFGIRYVDPDKQRHWLEFTKSIAKQMKSQPPFTMCLRVKFYPPEPAALKEEITRYLVFLQIKRDLYHGRLLCKTSDAAVLAAHILQAEIGDYDPGKHPEGYSSKFQFFPKHSEKLERRIADIHKTELIGQTPETSERNFLQKAQMLETYGVDPHPCKDVSGNPAFLAFTPFGFVVLQGNKRVHFLKWNEVTKLKFEGKTFHVYANQKEDEKIILTYFAPTPEACKHLWKCGVENQAFYKLEKSSQVRTVSSSNLFFKGSRFRYSGRVAKEVMEQSAKIKREPPEIHRAGLVPSRSCPSITHGPRLSSVPRTRRRAVHISIMEGLESLRDSAHSTPVRSVSHGESFIPRSRSQATDASERVISDEAYSPSDSVLPTPVAEHSMELAASRQINGAPCSIEEEKESEAGTPTHGEGGDFGADGRSAQEGAGGDSALSEVEQVNKFVLSVLRLLLVTIGLLFVLLLLLIILTESDLDIAFLRDIRQTPEFEQFHYEYFCPLRRWFACKLRWVGGLLINK; the protein is encoded by the exons CGGGATGCTAAGGGACAGTATCTGTTTGACCTCATCTGCCACCACCTCAACTTGCTGGAGAAAGACTATTTTGGCATCAGATATGTGGATCCAGACAAGCAGCGG CACTGGTTGGAGTTCACCAAATCAATCgcaaagcaaatgaaat ctcagcctccATTCACCATGTGTCTGAGAGTCAAGTTCTACCCTCCCGAGCCTGCTGCTCTCAAGGAGGAAATCACTCG ATATCTTGTCTTCCTGCAAATTAAGCGAGACCTCTACCACGGTCGGCTCCTGTGTAAAACCTCCGACGCGGCCGTGCTGGCCGCCCACATCCTTCAAG CTGAGATTGGTGATTACGACCCCGGGAAGCATCCTGAAGGTTACAGCTCCAAATTCCAGTTCTTCCCTAAACATTCGGAAAAGCTGGAGCGCCGGATTGCAGACATACACAAGACAGAGCTGAT TGGACAGACACCTGAAACATCAGAGCGAAATTTCCTGCAGAAAGCCCAGATGCTGGAAACATATGGTGTTGATCCGCATCCATGCAAG GATGTGTCTGGGAACCCAGCCTTCCTCGCCTTCACACCATTTGGTTTTGTGGTGCTTCAGGGAAACAAGAGAGTTCATTTTCTCAAATG GAACGAGGTGACCAAACTGAAGTTCGAAGGCAAGACATTCCACGTATATGCAAATCAGAAGGAG GACGAAAAGATCATCCTGACATACTTTGCGCCCACACCGGAGGCATGCAAGCACCTCTGGAAGTGCGGAGTGGAGAACCAGGCTTTCTATAA GCTTGAGAAGTCAAGTCAGGTTCGCACTGTGTCCAGCAGCAACCTGTTCTTCAAGGGCAGCCGTTTCCGTTACAG TGGACGAGTGGCAAAAGAGGTGATGGAGCAGAGTGCCAAAATCAAACGCGAACCTCCAGAAATTCACAG ggctGGCCTCGTGCCCAGCAGAAGTTGTCCGTCCATCACCCACGGGCCTCGCCTCAGCAGTGTGCCGCGCACGCGTCGGAGAGCCGTGCACATATCCATCATGGAGG GTCTGGAGTCGTTACGTGACAGTGCCCACTCTACGCCGGTGCGTTCGGTGTCCCACGGGGAATCCTTCATACCACGCTCCCGGAGCCAGGCCACAGACGCCAGCGAGAGGGTGATCTCGGACGAGGCCTACAGCCCCTCCGACAGCGTCCTGCCCACTCCGGTGGCCGAGCACAGCATGGAGCTGGCTGCCTCGCGCCAGATTAACGGGGCGCCCTGCAGCATCGAGGAGGAAAAGGAGTCGGAGGCGGGGACCCCCACGCATGGGGAAGGGGGTGATTTTGGTGCGGACGGTAGATCTGCACAGGAGGGTGCAGGGGGGGACTCGGCCCTCAGCGAGGTGGAACAGGTGAATAAATTTGTCTTAAGTGTCCTCCGTTTGCTCCTTGTGACCATTGGACTCCTCTTTGtcttgctcctcctcctcatcatcctcaccgAGTCAGACCTTGATATTGCATTTTTACGTGATATCCGCCAGACCCCCGAATTTGAGCAGTTCCATTACGAATACTTTTGTCCCCTCAGGCGGTGGTTTGCCTGCAAGCTCCGCTGGGTGGGCGGGTTGCTCATTAACAAATGA